Below is a genomic region from Medicago truncatula cultivar Jemalong A17 chromosome 3, MtrunA17r5.0-ANR, whole genome shotgun sequence.
GACGAAGAAGTGAACGCGATAAGTCGAAACTGAATGTTAAAATGAGGTGGAGTGTGGGCTTATGGGTGCGTGGGCTTATATAATAGGCAATTCTTGGCAAAATACCGggttagtccctataaatattgttaatttttccttttagtttttctaaaatatttcttcaacTTAGTCTCTCAAAAATTCTATCTCACTTTTGATCTCTTGTTTATagaaactcatatgtagaatttatatttttggtttaaatgtatcattggtccctgcactttcatcaaattttggtattgatccctgcactttttttgtttggcattggtccctacactttgtaaaaatattggtattggtccctctgttaactttctgttaaaaaaaaaaacacaaaaccaacggaatgccacgtggcccaatcatttcacgccacgtggcaccaatatcaatatttttacaaagtacaagaaccaataccaatagttttgtgttttttttaaaagttaatagagggaccaataccaatatttttacaaagtgcatggaccaatttcaaacaaaaaaaagtgtagggaccaatgccaaaatatgatgaaagtgcaaggactaaaggcatatttaaacctatattttttaataaaattttgccgaaaaattcataatattataggAATTTGCcgaaaaaatttaatatgaatttttatattttttacggttaaaaattcatgtttaattcgtgctttcttaaaaaattctaattttttcttcttcaatattctacacatttctcaataatttcattaaaaaaaacacaaaaaataacttaaaaatatatatataaaaaagtgataaaaaaataatgaaattaaaagcGTTTTCAATATTATCGCGAATACAGAGTTAATTAGGGGCCTGATTGTTGTTGTGGCTTCTATGTCTACATGAGTTTTGTTTTCTGGGCAATCATTCAAGAGTGTtgctttttccaccctatgcaTGACTAGCGTGCCCtgtaaattttccaaaaatgcccttcTGCAATCCGGATTCATCAAAAATGATAAGTAGACACAAATTTTCAAACACAATAAATACACCATGGGTAATTTAGATCTTTACCCTTTAAacatatcatcatcaacaatcattcattcaacaATTTCATCACAATTCCTCGACAATTATCATTCTCCAATacatcacaaattcaacaattatcattCTCCAATacatcacaaattcaacaattatCATGCACAAGTAGCAAGTACGACTGATGTCAATATGCAATGCGCCTAaccgacacatatatgcatgtggtaccgaatcacctcaaggtcgtcaccttcgatgcaacaaacagatcgtatgtaagatttcacacccggTCTTACATAATATCCGAAGTAAAAGAATCATCTCTTTTACAACCACAAAgttcaacatgactatgatgcatggacatacgaGCAAAGACTGGATCAATGCAAATCATCTCATAACTTTCAAAACAATATAAAGGACAccttccaaatatattgatcatctccacaacaattggattatcaagtatttacgtccacacaacattcaactcataaatcaaaataagaatcatcatcacattatcaccatgatcatcaataatcatcattatcattcaACATCACTATATCAAATAGTTTCATCATTTCAATATTTCTCATAtcccaagtaagagaacatacaacatctcatgacaaatatcatatcgaTCATATAACAATTCATTCACACATCTCCATTTAGTCATACAAAACTAACCAATAAAGATTTATAAGGTGATTGGCTTAAAAggatattttcatcaatgttcgtctctctttaacattattccaagaatcttccattttcaaaacaaaactagTTAGAACTCAAGAAACCAATCACAACCATTTTCAGAAATCATGTAATCACTATACTACCTTAATCCCATTCCAATTccttgaaaatcaaatttcggAAAAACGACGTTCTTGGACGAATTTTCAAAGTTAAGTTTCAATTTCACAAACCAAGTCCAATTTCATTCAAGGAGATGTTCCAGTAGGATTAATTGTTCAAACAGtgattatacaagttaaaagaagTGTTTTAAGAAGTTCGGATTGGCCCTAGGAAGCTcggaacaaaaatcaaaaggtGTTGAAACTGGGCACGTTCgcttacccgttcgcttaagcgaactcaAGGCAGTAGCTTCTGGGCTGCTCgcttacccgttcgcttaagcgaacagtcatcagACAGCtgttgttcgcttaagcgaatagTCATAATTCTGCAGAAAAATATCACGGGTTTCAACccattttcacccaaaattcccaattttgatctcccaatacccaaacatgtttccaaagattgtttataggtcaaATAACTCACAAGAACACTCAAAAAcacattgaacatgaaaatcaatctcacttttaaccaatttaccaaatcaacccatttacATAAAACATCagcaacaattcaaattctcatcatcaattcatgaatatgcatacccaagtcatgattcatcaacaacaaaatcaattaacaacaaaaacatcaattgaacatgaatcacatctcaatccaacaacaacttagcacatataaacacatattaaacaataaaaaataaatatagcgGAAATCGGACTGTTACACTATTGATGACGACGGTATTGTGAGGTGAAAGCTCAGGAGGTTGTGGTTGTAGAGAGACGGTGATGACGGTCGTGGAGGTCGGTGAGAGGTGGATATGAGAAGATTTTGGACGGTGGTGGTGCCGGTGAGAGAATCCAAACACATATATTCGACGAagatatttcaattaaaattcaaaattgagtaCTTCTCTCTCAAAGCTGAAAATAATGTTAGAGTCACGGCCAAAAACTAGATATGACGTGGAAGAATTGTAACATAACAAATTGTAATCTTTCACCTATCTTTAGGATTACAAAAATTTACCATGAATAAAATCTAGAAACTTCAGCCAAAATTGGAAAACAATTGTTTCCAATCAAAAGTTTGCATGCACTACAAAAACTGATTTTTACCCCTCATTGATTCATTCCActcgttttttcttctttctagtCTGATTGAAGTCATCGATGGACTCCTCTTCAGTAGAGATCCTTTTGCCAATGCATTCACTATCATCACTGCTACAATCAATGATATTCAGGTCTGGTAAATGATACAGATCAATAGTTTTGCCAATTGAATTATCATATACAAGATAAACTGCTATCCTCTTCACAATGAAACCATTCTCAAAAACAACAACCACCTCCACTTTGTTACCGGATTCTATACTTGATACTACTCTCTCCCCCTCCTCATCTCCAAAGGAGATTAATGTCTCACTCTTATAGAGTTGAATGATGGCTCTTGTGTGATTTATCACTAACACGTTTTTAAGGCCATCTGATGTTATGTCATCTGAGGTTGAAGTATAGACAATGCACATCATTGTCTTTAAGTTATGCCTTTCCACTTGAGGGACTTCAAAAGTTACCGAAGAACCTTCAGAATTAAAGGTTAACCAATTTGGATAACTATCACCAGGGAGCAAACAACAATCACTCCCATTAACAGCCATATTCTGTAAAAGTAAAGATATGCTCAAAATTCAATTGACCAGTATATTAGTATCACCTTATCATCATTTATTCCACAATTAAAGataattaattgtattttggttaaatattttttttgaagttacACCAAAATATTTGCTTGATTCATAAACAGAATTTTAGTCCCACTTAATTCCATCCCAACCAAAATAATAGTGTGGGGAAATAATGGCAATGACAAATTGTACCACTCTCTAAATTTTTAGTTGTAAAAGTATTTCATCAgccaatttcaattaataaatatttgtttatcttCAACATGAGTATATTACAAGCACTACCAATCAATTTATTAATACGAGACTAGTATTAAAGATATGATCAAGAGCAGTAACTGACCAATCATTTAAGTTACAAAAGTTCTTTCTGCTCTTAACAGACCACTTCTTGTGCATCTAGTAAggtttaatataaaaaatcgCTTATGAAATTTGTGGGGAATCTTCCACACATGTGCCATGTAAACTGTCAATAACTGACGACATTATTTGTCAGAAGTTCaacattatttaaatttttaagtattttaccCCTTTAGCAAATTGTTGTGTAGACTTGCGTGTATTGTTTATAGACATATAAACTAAAGAATTCAAATGTATGAGGTGGTACACACACAAGCAGGCATACAAGTGGAGACAAAGAGAATGTATGTCAACAaagaatatttgaattaaaagagATTTGAAGGAATATTTTGATCCTGAAACTGTAGAAGTAGTCATATTTGATAACTGTGATGTTGTTGCAATTGATTCCAAATCCTTAAAAACTGTGGCAATTAATgcatccaaaatattttttgcatCCAGAGAAAGTTGACATTCTGAGTTGCAATCCACCCAAAGACTTCGAAGCCTTTGAAGGTGGTTAGAAAAGGAGGATAGTTCATGGGAACTACTACTTGGCAGCAGGTGCATGAAATGGTGATGTGAGATTATTTGTTGGTGACATCCAAGACCAAATGATAGATGGAAACACATCACGTGAAAATCCTTCATAGCCGCACAGGTGACCTCACTACTGATAAAGGCACTCTTGTTATCGCAGTGTTATTTGCAACCAAAGTAGTTAAAGATTTCATTTATTCCATGTCCTCTTCCAACTTGTTAATCTTTAAACAGCCAGAAAGAATGAGagtttttagagattttaattTGTATGTGCTTCTTGGGAGGCTACATAGGCTAATACAGTCTTCCAAATTTATCAGAAGAATTTTGTCGAGATGTCCAATGCTAGGAGAAATCTCAGATAACATTGGGCAATCTTTGAGTACTAGCTTTTCGAGATTAGGCATGTTTGAAAAGTCAAGGCTTCGTGTGAGATAATGAGAATGACTAAGATTGAGAATTTTTAGCTTTTCCATCTTCTGCAAGAACATGAATTTTATAGACAAAACTTAAGGAAGAAGCTTAGAACAATAAATGAAAGATTTTAGAATGTATCAATAAC
It encodes:
- the LOC11435222 gene encoding uncharacterized protein, whose protein sequence is MIQFDLYQENLVFSELENINVNVVWKENQNMAVNGSDCCLLPGDSYPNWLTFNSEGSSVTFEVPQVERHNLKTMMCIVYTSTSDDITSDGLKNVLVINHTRAIIQLYKSETLISFGDEEGERVVSSIESGNKVEVVVVFENGFIVKRIAVYLVYDNSIGKTIDLYHLPDLNIIDCSSDDSECIGKRISTEEESIDDFNQTRKKKKRVE